The region attacaaatatgtattaatgcatttgtgtgtgtgtgtatatatatatgtctatatGCAAACATGCAACAATGAATGTGTAtgacatgcatatatacatatgcacacgcatggCTACAAATGTATATGAGTATAATTGTATACATGTACACAACTCACTACAAATAtgtgtgtgaaagcatgtgAGTTGTATAATACacaaatgtgtatatatgcacatgtgcatataTACATGTGTACACAGACATGACTGGAACCTGAATTTGTAAAGACTTTGGAACTTTTGTGTAATAAATTGATTTATATAAGGTTTGTGTGGTGCTTTGAATCTGAAAGAGGTGCCTTGTTAAGAAAGGACTTTTTGTGCAGTCCATGACTGGGTTATTTTCGCATTGAGGGTGGAGGGGGCTCGTTTACCATCATGGACATTCATTTTCCACATCTCCATCCAAGTGTTTTTGAAGGAAACTTccactgaggggaaaaaaatttacTAAAAAGCAGAGCACATAATGAATGTGCTAATGGATGCAATTAATGGAGTTAATGTCTCTGGAAGACATTAGAAGGTGATCGTTCATAGAAAAGCGACATTGCTCTACATGCAGAAAAGCTAACGAAAGCTCTTAAATGCAAATTGTAAATGAACTCGGAAGATCTGTGACACTTTGTTCACGTGGTTTGCCTTACAATGGAAATAACCTGCCAGTGATgtgcattgtttcattttactggacacatgctgtttaaatgtgtagcacaattaatttaattcataatgTGCCTGTCATTAAGGACAAAGCTGGTAAAATAAACAGCCAATTATAGACCTATTGCCCTAGCCAGCATTCTTTCTAGTGTTGGAGAGAATATTGCTGAACAGACTACAATTGTACATTCTCACCACTGATAACCAATTTGGCTATAAAAGTAAACATGGCACAgatatgtgtattttttctttaaaggaaATAGTAGACAAATACAGAAGCCAAAATTCTACcatgtttatgtgttttataGATGCCTCAAAGGCATTCGATCGAATAAATcatgagaaattattttataaaatgtgccATAGAGGTGTACCCAAGTATATACTCAGAATCTTCGTTCTCTGGTATGCACAGCAGACTATGCAGGTTAAATGGGGCAACGCTGTATCTACTCCCTTTCATGTTAGTAATGGAGTCTGGCAGGGTGGGATTTTATccccttttcttttcagtatGTACATGGATGATTTATCGAAGCAGCTGAATAGGTGCAAAACCGGCTGTATTGTTGCAAATATTGTCATTAATCACCTTATGTATGCAGATGTTTTGGTTGTTTGCAGTTCATATAGTGCTGGTCTACAACAGTTATTAAAGATATGTTCCCAGTATGGTGAATAATTTGACATCAAATATAATGCCAAAAAGAGTAATATTATGACTGTTAGATCTAAAGAGGACAGGAAATCAGTATTCCCTGGTTTTTTCCTGAGTGATAATGCTCTTAAGGTGTGTAATGAGATTAAATACCTTGGCCACTGTATCACAGATGATTTACCAGATGACAGAGATAATTATCGACAATGTCGCAAATTGTATGCACAAGCTAACATGCTGACACGTAAATTTCATATGTGCACAGTCAATGTCAAATCCTCATTGTTTGGAGCCTTCGGTATGCCCCTGTATACAGCTCACCTGTGGTGTATTTACAGAAAAAGCAGTATGCAGAGACTTAAATTGGCATATAAATTGGCGGTTGTTACTTCATGTGCCAAGATCTCACAGTGCTAGTCAGATGTTTGTTAATATTGGAGTACCTACCTGTCAAGCAGTAATAAGAAACCTTATGTACAAATGTATGTGTCGTCTGGTTGAGTCAGAGAATAGCATTATTGAGGTTCTAACCAAGCCTGTGATGAGTTGTACTAGATTTTCATCAAATATGTGGAGGCACTGGCACGAGTCTTTATGTAGGCCTAAACTTTTAGATGGGTCATAAATGTAACCTCTATCAATGATTTTTATCTATGCTTTTGTATGTGTAACTTATTCCCCACCCCATCCTTTTTTTTACTCGTGCTATGGACCTTTTTTTCAAGATGAGTCTTGattaaagttgaaatgaaaatgaaatgaaataatggggattcacagaaaatattagcCACCCTGGCCTTCGCTATTGATGCCATGTAAATTACAAGAGAAACCGGTTGGTTTTAATGTGATAGCGACTCTGGAATCTAATCCAGACCGTTAATGATAATGACGCCGGAAAGGTAGAACTAGTATGTGAGTAAAGAGTTCGTGACTCAAATACCCGTCACTTCCATCTGCTCCATCATGTGAGCAGCTCTGCTGTAACTCCATCTGAATCCTGTGAAATGTTCAGCGCGGCGCTGCTGTTATATACGTTTCTATTTTTAGAAATAACGAGTTAACTTATTTTTAAACGACGTGAGATCATAGCAAGGCGAGTTGCTGCCCCGCTTGCTGGAACTGCGCACGCTAGGGCGGGCCTTTCGATGCCGAGTAGGAATTGTATGTGGTAAAAGCAGTATTCAGAGCGGTCAGTGCTGATATAGTCACTTTGTGCTCTTTCTTTGTAACGAGCGTCGACTGTATATCCAGTCCTCCGCTCACGTTTTCTATTACTACAGTCCCACAGCGCCATTATCCATAACAAGTCTATATTTGCTTATTCAATGACTTTTGAATGGAGGTGCTGAGCGGGGTGTTCTAAAAGCATATTTTAGTTATTATGAGTGATAACGCTTATATTAAGGCAGTGAATGTTTCCTAGATCTACACTGGCAACGAGTGTAACGAAAAATACTAGACACACATAAAAACCCCACACACGTTCTATCCAGGCTATAAGCTCTGTAACGTTTACTGGGTGCCATAACATTTCATAGAAACCTGAAATAACTGCTGGTCCCATCCAGGCCACCGCTTTTAACAGTTTCTGGTGGCGCACAACTCGTCGCACTCCTGTGATGTACTGCATAGTTCGTATATTCCATGGAGGGTGCCTGCACTGAATACCCCATTGATGTTGGCTGGTTGTGGAGAGCCAGTCCCGATCGGGTGGAAAATGGGCCATTCCCCATGTGCAGTGCCAGCCATAGCCTTTGAGGGGCCATAAGCAGGATTTGATATTCTTTAGATTGACCAACATCATAAATtctatatatgcatatattagAATAATTaggggccccctggtggtcgaAGAGCTCTAAGCATCCGCTTATTGAGCCAAGCTGGCTCTGGCTGTGTGGTAGGTTTCCAGTGTATAAGTAGGGCTTGTCAGAAGGAACTTACTGGCAATATCCTGTGTTTCCTATTAATGTGGGTATTTGTAACCGGGAATGATGCAGAGAGTGGGCTGAACAGTCTGCAGGATGAGGTATGTGGTGAACTATCTGGACttttcccataatcctctgGGTTATCTTCAGTTTTCAGAATTTTGGCAGACTGATGTAGGGAAGAACACAGAACTAAATGAGTGCTGTTGACTGTTTCTGTGGTTATGCACTCTGTACACTTTATTTCTCAGCTTTAGAGCATTTGCAATGAATGGGTTCATTCTTTCACAGGTTGGTTCAGCCAATAATTTAGGTTAGTCAGGAAGACCCTGACATTTTAACTTCaacatgattattattttttttataaacaggtTTTTATTAGAAACATTAACAAAGAGtagaaaacacacaaatcatAGGGCAGGGGCATacaaaggggtgggggtgaggacTAATCAACTACACACAATGAGCAAGGTTGTCAAAATATACAGAGCTTGACAAGCTCACAGCATCACTACTAGACCTGTTCCACCtcccaaacctctccaaaaacaAGTATACTACTTTTTGGACGCTTTACAAAtcattaatttcaatttaatttgattgtctcaattttttgatattttagtttGGTAAAAATCAATGGTATAGTGTTCTGGGGAACAGTTGGTCAGCTCCACCGTGCTGTCTCTACACACCTGGTGAAACACAGTGCAgcagtcagccaatcaaattcTTCATCTCACAAAGTGCATGCCTGCAGTTACTATAAGCCAATACATAGCACATCAGAGAACATTTCTTTGGTTTTACTGTAAACATACCGCAGTGCTAGGcatttacacccccccccccccacccatgattTGCCTGCTTGTAACGTGAAGGTGAATGAAATCcatacattgtgtgtgtttaaatttcAAAGCTTCCCCAGTCAGATAACAAGGCATTAAAAGTGaacaaacactgcatttaattttgttttttaacaaaagcTTAATTGTGACCAAATGCTAAATCCCAAGCCTGGCAAGAAATAAAATTCACCaaataaatgcttttcattGGTAGCTTGCCTCATTAATATATGATGTCATTAAAGTGCCACATGATGGAGTTCTCCCTGGTAGTGGGATAGCCCATAAAGACTCAAAGCTGCTGTATTCTAACAGGCATCTGATATGCCCCCTTATTTgtgattttcatatttacaaGTGGACACACCCACTTCCTTTATGGGGTCTGCAaggtttaatttttcaaaaccCATACACACTTCTgttctttaaattattatttttaatttctcagGCAGTATTGATCATGATGCCAAGGTTCTGCTCCTTGGCTGACCACTGATCTGTGGTTATTGTTGCTGAGGAGAATGAAAAGCAAGCGCATGTACCAATACAAGAAGAGGGAGGAGCAAGAGCTGCAAGAAAATACGGGGGAGGTTGCTGAAAATAGTGATTTCACTCTCTTCTGTTCCTGGAAAACACAGATTCTTTAGAAATACCAGATTCTTAACTCTGTGTTCTTAACACTGAAAGTTCTGTCCCTCTGGCTTGGAAACTGTGGCAGTGCTGTCATGCCCGTGGCCACACCCCTTAACTCCTATGAACTCCTATTAAGCAGCAGTAACTCCTATCACCAGCAGAAACTGTTGTAGTTATGCAGTGGAGAAGAGTGAAGGAACATTTGTGGTGAGCATCTGGTGTTTCTAAATAATCTTGGTAAATGTGACACGGGATGAGAGATCAGGGGTGAGGGCTCACTGGTGCTTCTTTGGTGGGGTGCGGGTGCGGGCGATGAGCACAGGTAATAGGGCCAGTGCAGTGAGGGCTATAGCCAACAGGGGGCGGTAGAACAGCCAGCCGGCTGCAATGGTGAGGAgtgagagggagcaggagacacagagagcgaAGATCTTCAGCCCCAAATTCACAAGCTCTCTGAGGACAGGAACCCAGTCCACTGTAACATACAAACATATCATTACATACACAGATTCAACTGTAACGAACGAATACATAATTAACTACGACCTATTCCACAGTAACATACAGAGACATCATTACATACACCCATTCAACTGTaatgtacaaatacataattaacTACAACCTATTCCACTGTAACATACAGAGACATCATTACATACACCCATTCAACTGTAAAGTACAAATACATCATCATCTACAACATATTCCACTGTGACATACAAACTAGGGATGCAACGATCCGATACTAGTTATCAGTATTGGCCAATATTGACCTAAAATGCTGAATTGAATATTGGTGACAGTGACTATTTATCCGATCCGATCCAGAGATGTAGTTTGCCATAAACGTGTGTGATGCGACCGACGGCAATAGAGTACCGCACACTTGTAGAATGTGACCACCACCAAGTGTGGAGGGTTTGTAAAGTATACTTCAGTGACTAAACAAACTCATCATTACTTATTCCACTAGCTGACAGATCTTCAGCACATTTTAGGAAAGAAATTATATGAAATTTCTGCCTATTTTACCTGAGAAAACACACCCCtcagaaattacatttaacacaaaaaagaaactgtgcCTATGCCCTTAATTCATAAGTGTATGTTTACACAATGTGCAGTAAGAGGGCAATGCATCTTGTGTATCGTGTCATCTGTATCTTACCATGTGTGTGGGTAAACAGGATCATTTTAGCTCAATATAATGCAGGGTCATTCAAAGTTGAGGACAGATTTTCTAGGCGGAAGACAATGCTGATTTGCtctgctcttacccagagtgtaGAATATCCTCATGGTCAGACTGATCCCCAGGAACATGAGCCCCCAGCCTGCAGCTCTGAGAGCCCAGAGACGCCTGGTGTTCACCTGATGTTCCCGCTCAAACACCTCCTACAGCAGGTAAAGCACCTCCAACAGTAGGTATAGTGCATACACAACACCTCCTATAACAGGTATGGCCCtgaaggggcgacatagctcaggaggtaagaccgattgtctggcagtcggagggttgccggttcaaaccccaccctgggcgtgtcgaagtgtccttgagcaagacacctaacccctaatccctaactgctctggcgaatgagaggcatcaattgtaaagcgctttggataaaagcgctatataaatgcagtccatttaccatttaccatttaccatttacatgacACCTCCtgaaaaaggttttgcacacaCATAACACTTCCTACAACAGGTAGGGCACAAACACCTATTACAACAGGCATAGCACATACATAACATGTCCTACAACAGGTATAGCGCATACATAACACCTCCTGAAAAAggtttaacacacacataacacttCCTACAACAGGTATACAGCATACATAACACCTACTGTACAACAGTTAGAATTCAGAGAAGTTTCAACAAAACAGTTTGCTAACCAAAATGTAcaagaatataaaataattattttgttctcGATATTGGAAAAAATAGCTATTTCTTTTACAGTCGTTTCATAATCTGCAGGAAATTTATGGgcatcttttcttttaaaagggaTAAAGTAATTCAACTAAGTATTTGACCCTGGTTttgaacaccacacacacatacagtacatacacatgtacacacacatgcacacacatacctcgGCAGACAGTTCTTCCAAATACAGAATCTCCAGCTTTTCTCCAGACTTGGTTTTAAAGGACATCAGTTGTTCACCCCTCTGCATCGCAACcacactgacctgcagagaCCACAGATTGACCAAATAACCTAATCACTACACACTGATCTGCAGAGACCACAGATTGACCAAATAACCTAATCACTACACACTGACCTCAGACTTTCCTGCTGGACAATTTGCAGAACGTCAATACTCACCACCTGAGCAGGTCTTGGGTATGATCCCTCACCACTCATTCCCGCGTAGTAAAAAGACACTCTTACATCCCCTACCTGAGAATCCAAAGCAAATCTATTAGTCTGTGCATGCCATACAGAACTCTGTCACAGACTGCACATATAGAGCAAACTCTGTCACAGACTGCACATATAGAGCAAACTATGTCACAGACTGCACATACAGAACAATGTATGTGTGGAGTGTAAGTGTGTACTGACCTCTGGCAGGTtggggtgtggagtgtgtgtgtgtgtgtgtgtgtgtgtgtgtataagtgtgtactGACATCTGGCAAGTTGGggtctggagtgtgtgtgtgtgtaagtgtgtactGACTTCTGGCCGGTtggggtgtggagtgtgtgtgtgcgtgtgtgtataagtgtgtactGACATCTGGCAAGTTGGggtctggagtgtgtgtgtgtgtaagtgtgtactGACTTCTGGCAAGTTGGggtctggagtgtgtgtgtgtataagcgtgtACTGACCTCTGGCCGGTTGGggtgtggaatgtgtgtgtgtctgtgtatatggcCAGTtggggtgtggagtgtgtgtgtgtgtgtgtgtgtgtgtgtgtgtgtgtgtataagtgtgtactGACCTCTGGTCGGTTGGGGTGTGGAGTATGGTAAAAGAAGTCTCCATCCACTGTGATGAAGGAATCAGGGTCAGGTGAGGGCACAGTCAAACTCAGCCTCTCAAAGTTGTCAATCTTCTCCACCAAGCCTGAGGGACCAGACAATTATAGAAACACATAcactaaaaaaacataaacacacattctaCCACAAACAAACTGATACACACAGTGGAAACCCTCATACCGCACATTCACttacactaaaacacacaatcTCTTagacacacactttcacaaagTTGCACTGTAGGGAAGCTCAAAGCCTACCATTGGACAGAGAGAATCGTCCCACCCAGACATCAGGAGCAACCACAGTTACACTCTCCACTGCCATCGCACTGCAACAGGGGTGTACAAAACATTTGTTACCTTTAAATTCATGTTGCAGACACTACAGTTTTCACATTCTATGCATTTTTTAAGGAGAGCAGACACTGTACTCTCctgacatatttttgtttttattcaaacagggggagaaagaaagtgtACAGAAAGTGCCACGGTGGGGAATCAACCCCTTGCCTGTATGGGAGAGTTCACAGATCTAATGTTGGTCTCATGCCACCGTCTTTTTTGGGACAAGGAAATGGAGGGAATAAAAACATCTCATTTTGTTGCGTGTGGGGACTACACAGATTTCCCATAACCCCTGGGATATGATGTAAATAACATCCCGCTCTGATTACAGTACTAAGCCACAGTGTCAGTACGCATTTCCGAGTCCATGCGCTAAAGTTGAGCGTGGGCCTGGTTAAAAGCACTTCAAACTGTATTGTGGGCTTCAGAATTTCTCTGGAGTAGGGGCAGGACTGAGTTTGCACCAGTGACCCACTGTTCATCTGACATTTTCAAACATCACTCAGGCCCTAATGTTCCCTGAGTGAAGGGGGGGAAAAGGTCCAGTCTTGACTGAGAGGTCACCAAGCGCTGATGCTACCTTTGTGGCAAAGGGCAAGGGGAATGCATTTGAGAAGAAAGATTCCGAGCTGGGATGGCACTTAAATAGCCACCGTATACAAATTTGGCCACAAAGAACATCTTTACTCTGACTAGCCATCAAGATGGCACCGTGTAGATCTTTTCAGTCTTGGGATTGTATTAATTCAATTTCCAAATGCAGCTTAAAATGAAGTTAATAAAGAAACAGAACTGCTTTCTCTCTTTATGTGGCTGCCTAAGCAGGCTCATCATAGCTGACTGGTTATACAATGCATTCACCAAATTATTTCCCTTAAAGCTGACTTGCCTAATTTCCCCCTAAAAGCTGATAcataattatttgcatttctaACTCACCTACATTCCTCACACTCAGCTACTTCTCAGTGCAAATGCTTGGGTAAATAAGGTTAATAAATGAACAGCAGCATGAAGATGTTAATATAGAGAATGTTACCTGGGGTTAATGTGCCCAATCTCTTTGTCAAAGTTCCTGCTACTGACGATGTCTGACCTCCACTCTGTACCTgagcaagagggagaggagcgatcagtgtgtgtgctcactgtaGAAATATGCTGTCTCACGCAGTCtcactgtgcttgtgtgtgaaggTTTAAATCTGTAGGgtacttgtatgtgtgtgtgtgtgtgtgtgtgtataccccCTGTAGGAGTATGTTGTCCTCTTAaattgtgtgtctgcatgtgtgtgtgtgtgtgtgtgtgtgaatgtgtgtacacattacatactgtaggaGTATGTTGTCTCAGTCTTCGTCTGTCCATCCTCCTCATAGTCTCTGTACGAGAGGAAAACAATCAAGGTTCAGTGAGGAGGATGGACATGCTGTGCTATCTCATTGGTCTCTGTCCTTGTAGTTCCTCCCACCTGCTCTCCTGGTGCTCCACCCACTGGTACATTTCCACCTGCCTCTTCAGTTTGACTGCATGCACTGCCACTCTGTAGTTTGGGTCATGCAGGGGCTAGAAAGGGAAGCACAGTGGTGTGTTTTGTGAGGGTGTTTGCATACAAGTGTGTCCACAAAAATGAGAGAGTATGTATGAGAGACGAAGTGAGAtggtatatgtatatgtttgtcTATgcttgaggaagaggaggagcatgTAAGGATGATAGAAACAGGGTGATGTAACTACTAGGAGCAGTGAAAAGGTGGTGTTGGATGCTGTACCTGGGCAGTGCGCAGGGGGGCAGACAGATGTATTAGGTGGTTATTATTCTGGACTTCTGGAGCAAAAGAAGGTTCCAAGGACACCACCAGTGACAGACCCTCATCCAAAGAAGCAGCGACACGTATCGCCCTGCCCTATAGGGGGCAACACTCCttacaaatcacacaaacagaccCTTACAGGTGGCAACACTCTCGACTACTTACAGGCACACAGAGGGCAACCCtcaaaacatgcaaaaacatcACTCTGCCCTGTAGGGGGTGAcactacattaaaaacaaaagacacaaaCTGCTCTTCACATCAAGGGTAACTGCAGGGCAGTTCGAGTTAGTTGTACCTCATTGGTGAAAAGCACGTAAAATGACAGCAGGAATAAAGAGACTCCCACAAGCATTCCTCCAGACGTCTCGCTGAGGCGCTCCAGGAACCCGGgctttgattggctgctgacaCGCGTATGCGTGTCCCTGATCTGTGGGCAGAATGTAAACTAAAGTAAAGAGAGCAGTCATGGAAAAACACTGTCACTTGACCAAAATATGTGTGAATTAGTTTGAGAAAATTCTGTATTGTCACGCCCCATATACATAAATGTATAATGGTTCATCATTGGTTCTGTCTATAATAGTCTTTTAAACATATCCACAAGTTACTACAACGAACATGGCCAAAATCACGGGACCAATGGATTCCTTTTAATAATGAAGTAGCTTTGGATTCCAACCTTGTACTCTTATTGAAATGGTTCattattgttttacaaaaataCGAAGAAAAACTGCAGCATTAGCGGTATCGGAACTGCTCAAATGAATATCAGCCAGATCtccttttgatatttttaatttacttaaaGGTCATGCTCAGGCCGGTTAAAACGTGcacattattatttcagtgtaaGATTATTTAAACGAGTTGCAGTGCAGTTGGTATGATTTCGTTTACTGTAACGTTAATGATGATAACCTTAAAAATGTCACCATGAACCAGATTTATTCTGCAgctatttttgtgtgaattacACATTCTAGACATTCAAAGAATGTTCGATTGTTCGGACCTAGTTAGGCAGTAATTTGCAACGCCTGCAGCTGCATAGGGTTAGCTAACCCACAACTCCCCAGGTATTAAATTAACTTAGACTAATTATGTTTTCGCTATGGTGGAACGCTGGATTCGATTAGCTAGATAGTCTGTGGacgtcatttttcattttcacatttgtgttcatttataACCAAGAGTGGAAACTTCTTACCGTACCGGTTCCGACATACTTTCACTATTTCCACACCCACTCTGCTTTTTGCAAGAAGTCCTTTGGGAGATGAACTGGAAATACTATTAATGCAGTTACTAAACTCGCGGctgattatataattattcGATCATCTCGTAACCACTAGGACGCTGAACAAATGCACGTTAGGTTTTTAAACTGTAGAACAGTACAGGACACTCAACTACCCTAAACTGCAATCCTGGAAATGTCATATAAATCAGAAGTTGTTAGGATCTTGCAGGAAGTTGACGCCTGTATCGTGCTATGATTTGATAGGGTGAATGGACATCAGCTGGTTCTTCAGAGGctttttgggaaatgtagttatTGTTGAGGTCCAGCTGTACTTGAGGATACTGCCTTGAGTACGTTGTACCAGGGTTTTAATGTGAccacttttttttggaattgttGCCCTCTGAAatgatttagatttttcttGGCGTGTTTCTATATTATTCTTCAATATAGAAATACGAAAGCTGAAAGTCTCTTGGTGTATGGCAAGGTGCCACAGGATATGATGGTTTTTGtgttcaccttaaaatcagcaatccAAAGTACACCCAAGAAACAAGTAATAAGATGTCTGTTAACTGTTCGGACATTATCTTGATGTGACTTCTACTAACTGCAATTTGCTCTGTAACTCA is a window of Anguilla anguilla isolate fAngAng1 chromosome 13, fAngAng1.pri, whole genome shotgun sequence DNA encoding:
- the LOC118210641 gene encoding transmembrane protein 43 isoform X3, which translates into the protein MSEPIRDTHTRVSSQSKPGFLERLSETSGGMLVGVSLFLLSFYVLFTNEPLHDPNYRVAVHAVKLKRQVEMYQWVEHQESRDYEEDGQTKTETTYSYSTEWRSDIVSSRNFDKEIGHINPSAMAVESVTVVAPDVWVGRFSLSNGLVEKIDNFERLSLTVPSPDPDSFITVDGDFFYHTPHPNRPEVGDVRVSFYYAGMSGEGSYPRPAQVVSVVAMQRGEQLMSFKTKSGEKLEILYLEELSAEEVFEREHQVNTRRLWALRAAGWGLMFLGISLTMRIFYTLVDWVPVLRELVNLGLKIFALCVSCSLSLLTIAAGWLFYRPLLAIALTALALLPVLIARTRTPPKKHQ
- the LOC118210641 gene encoding transmembrane protein 43 isoform X1 — protein: MSEPIRDTHTRVSSQSKPGFLERLSETSGGMLVGVSLFLLSFYVLFTNEGRAIRVAASLDEGLSLVVSLEPSFAPEVQNNNHLIHLSAPLRTAQPLHDPNYRVAVHAVKLKRQVEMYQWVEHQESRDYEEDGQTKTETTYSYSTEWRSDIVSSRNFDKEIGHINPSAMAVESVTVVAPDVWVGRFSLSNGLVEKIDNFERLSLTVPSPDPDSFITVDGDFFYHTPHPNRPEVGDVRVSFYYAGMSGEGSYPRPAQVVSVVAMQRGEQLMSFKTKSGEKLEILYLEELSAEEVFEREHQVNTRRLWALRAAGWGLMFLGISLTMRIFYTLVDWVPVLRELVNLGLKIFALCVSCSLSLLTIAAGWLFYRPLLAIALTALALLPVLIARTRTPPKKHQ
- the LOC118210641 gene encoding transmembrane protein 43 isoform X2; the protein is MLVGVSLFLLSFYVLFTNEGRAIRVAASLDEGLSLVVSLEPSFAPEVQNNNHLIHLSAPLRTAQPLHDPNYRVAVHAVKLKRQVEMYQWVEHQESRDYEEDGQTKTETTYSYSTEWRSDIVSSRNFDKEIGHINPSAMAVESVTVVAPDVWVGRFSLSNGLVEKIDNFERLSLTVPSPDPDSFITVDGDFFYHTPHPNRPEVGDVRVSFYYAGMSGEGSYPRPAQVVSVVAMQRGEQLMSFKTKSGEKLEILYLEELSAEEVFEREHQVNTRRLWALRAAGWGLMFLGISLTMRIFYTLVDWVPVLRELVNLGLKIFALCVSCSLSLLTIAAGWLFYRPLLAIALTALALLPVLIARTRTPPKKHQ